From one Pieris brassicae chromosome 5, ilPieBrab1.1, whole genome shotgun sequence genomic stretch:
- the LOC123710100 gene encoding transcription factor 23 — MPRKRVHKSPSFDKKDDDDDDFFFDDTQSSSGRSGQEPQHRNAANARERARMRVLSKAFCRLKTTLPWVPADTKLSKLDTLRLAASYIAHLRALLHEPRSQHTPPHPLSLAWPFTFQNGGALSCTVSQRWNLNNENTNRSSQRDVGEENYQQEFSENDYEERNYDEAAEPSYSNTYCNYGYKENYYEMRNAYSSDVMHNI; from the exons ATGCCACGTAAAAGAGTACACAAATCGCCTTCGTTTGATAAGAAGGATGATGATGACGATGACTTCTTCTTTGATGATACACAGTCAAGTTCTG GGAGAAGCGGCCAGGAACCTCAACACAGAAACGCAGCTAATGCCAGGGAACGAGCTCGAATGCGAGTGTTATCCAAAGCATTTTGCCG ATTAAAAACAACGTTACCCTGGGTTCCGGCAGACACCAAGCTATCGAAGCTGGATACTTTGCGTCTAGCTGCTTCGTATATAGCGCATTTACGAGCACTGCTCCACGAGCCACGCTCACAGCATACACCGCCACATCCATTAAGTTTG gCATGGCCatttacatttcaaaatggcggcGCGCTCAGCTGCACCGTTTCGCAAAGATGGAATCTAAATAACGAAAACACAAACCGAAGTTCCCAAAGAGATGTCGGCGAGGAAAATTATCAACAGGAGTTTTCGGAAAATGATTATGAAGAGAGAAATTATGATGAAGCGGCAGAGCCTTCCTATTCTAATACATATTGTAATTACGGATATAAGGAGAACTATTATGAAATGAGAAACGCATATTCTTCTGATGTTatgcataatatttaa
- the LOC123710099 gene encoding glucose-fructose oxidoreductase domain-containing protein 1, giving the protein MLPGIGVFGTGAVAKVLVPFLREKGFPVEAIWGVTLQEAENAAKELKISFFTNKIDDVLLKKNVNLVFIVCAPNLHAQISVKALGIGKHVVCDKPAGLCQAEALKMVHAAQYYPTLISIINHSLRFLPAFTHMRKCIADGYLGNPGELTLIDVRVQMGSLLGDTYNWLCDDTMGGGTLTLVGSHVIDLVSYLSGQKVVKVHGILRTFVQETSKINGIRKVTAPDFCTFQLQMDKGLLVTATLNNHLPGVCFHQEIYVYSKRGYLVVRGGDLHGKLHKTTVKSSEEEIKKTQDKEDVIYVDIEDLSCTSSVIPKPYIKGLCKLISALKEAFLPVKEQMDWIKEPVRSAATFEDGQRVQATMEALRQSNEDGRWTSVQLLTETPDPNPAFSAAVRRTAISLQ; this is encoded by the coding sequence atgttgccTGGAATAGGTGTATTCGGAACGGGCGCAGTGGCCAAGGTATTAGTGCCATTTCTTCGTGAAAAAGGTTTTCCTGTGGAAGCAATCTGGGGCGTGACACTTCAAGAAGCCGAGAATGCTGCAAAAgaacttaaaatatctttttttacaaacaaaattgacgatgttttattaaagaaaaatgtaaacTTGGTCTTTATAGTTTGTGCCCCCAATCTACATGCTCAGATATCAGTCAAAGCACTTGGTATTGGGAAACATGTAGTGTGCGATAAACCAGCTGGGCTTTGCCAGGCTGAGGCCCTAAAAATGGTGCATGCTGCCCAGTATTACCCAACTCTAATTTCCATTATAAACCATTCTCTGAGATTTTTGCCAGCATTTACCCATATGAGGAAATGTATAGCAGACGGTTACCTAGGAAATCCAGGTGAACTAACTTTAATAGATGTAAGAGTACAAATGGGATCTCTCTTGGGAGACACATACAACTGGTTGTGTGATGATACAATGGGAGGAGGAACACTTACATTAGTTGGAAGCCATGTTATAGATTTAGTTTCATATTTAAGTGGTCAAAAGGTTGTTAAAGTTCATGGAATTCttaggacatttgttcaagagaCTTCAAAAATTAATGGTATAAGAAAAGTAACTGCACCTGACTTTTGTACATTCCAATTACAAATGGATAAAGGATTATTAGTTACTGCAACATTAAACAACCATCTGCCTGGTGTGTGCTTTCATCAAGAGATTTATGTTTACAGTAAAAGAGGATATCTGGTGGTACGAGGTGGAGATTTGCATGGAAAATTGCATAAAACTACAGTTAAATCTTCTgaagaagaaattaaaaaaacacaagatAAGGAAGACGTAATCTATGTAGATATTGAAGATTTAAGTTGCACATCTAGTGTCATACCAAAGCCTTACATCAAAGGACTTTGCAAATTGATAAGTGCATTAAAAGAAGCCTTTTTACCAGTCAAAGAGCAAATGGACTGGATAAAAGAACCTGTAAGATCAGCTGCGACATTTGAAGATGGGCAAAGAGTACAGGCTACAATGGAAGCTTTACGGCAATCAAATGAAGATGGTAGGTGGACTTCAGTGCAACTTCTCACCGAAACTCCAGACCCAAATCCAGCATTTTCTGCAGCAGTTAGGCGTACAGCTATTTCATTACAGTAG
- the LOC123710101 gene encoding 10 kDa heat shock protein, mitochondrial — protein MANAMKRLIPLLDRVLIKRAEAVTKTAGGIVIPEKAQSKVLHGEVVAVGPGARKDNGEFVPVLVKVGDRVLLPEYGGTKVSLESDEKEYHLFRESDILAKIEN, from the coding sequence ATGGCAAACGCTATGAAACGTCTTATTCCTCTTTTGGACCGTGTTCTCATCAAAAGGGCCGAAGCAGTCACCAAAACCGCTGGTGGTATTGTTATACCAGAAAAAGCGCAATCTAAAGTGCTTCACGGAGAAGTAGTTGCCGTGGGACCCGGAGCAAGGAAAGATAATGGTGAATTTGTTCCTGTACTAGTAAAAGTGGGTGACCGAGTTCTTTTACCGGAATACGGAGGCACCAAAGTTTCACTGGAAAGCGACGAGAAGGAATACCACCTTTTTAGAGAATCTGATATTTTGGCCAAGATTgagaattaa